The Microbacterium luteum nucleotide sequence GTTCACCCCGTTCCTGGCGTTCCCGCCCGAGCTGCGCCGCGTGATCTACACCACCAACGCGATCGAGTCGCTGAACTACCAGCTGCGGAAAGTGACGAAATCGCGGGGTCACTTTCCCAACGACGCCGCCGCGGTCAAGCTGCTCTGGCTGGCGATCTGCGACATCGAAGACAAGCGCGCCCGAGAACGCGAGAAGGAACGCGGGCGCCCCTCCAGCCAGCGAAAAGCTTCCGGCCGACTCATCGAGGGCAACGTGACCACGAACTGGAAACAAGCCCTCGAACAACTCGCACTCGCCTACCCCGACCGCATCACCCCCTACCTCTAACCACCAACACCAACCCGCTTACACAGAAGACTTGACAAGCCCGGCGGAGTCGCACAACGACAACAGTCTTGATAACCCGCGCCCGTTCCTGGACACCAACATCATCGGCACCTACACGCTGCTGGAAGCAGCCCGGAAGCATGAGGTTCGGTTCCATCACATCTCCACCGACGAGGTCTACGGGGATCTGGAACTGGACGACCCGGAACGGTTCACCGAGACCACCCCCTACAACCCGTCCTCCCCGTACTCGTCAACGAAGGCGGGGTCGGACTTGTTGGTGCGGGCGTGGGTGCGGTCGTTCGGGGTGCAGGCGACGATCTCGAACTGTTCGAACAACTATGGGCCGTTCCAGCATGTGGAGAAGTTCATCCCCCGGCAGATCACGAATGTGATCCGCGGCATCCGCCCCAAGCTCTA carries:
- a CDS encoding dTDP-glucose 4,6-dehydratase; translated protein: MTSPAESHNDNSLDNPRPFLDTNIIGTYTLLEAARKHEVRFHHISTDEVYGDLELDDPERFTETTPYNPSSPYSSTKAGSDLLVRAWVRSFGVQATISNCSNNYGPFQHVEKFIPRQITNVIRGIRPKLYGKGENVRDWIHADDHSSAVLTILDKGEMGQTYLIGADGEKNNKTVVELILQLMGEPADAYDHVTDRAGHDLRYAIDSTRLRTELGWTPKYSDFEAGLAATIDWYRNNEAWWAPAKDGVEAFYATRGQ